One Melitaea cinxia chromosome 17, ilMelCinx1.1, whole genome shotgun sequence genomic region harbors:
- the LOC123661484 gene encoding uncharacterized protein LOC123661484 — protein MSHAFYADAWQKSKRRNRLWYQENLMPALLAAKERRVREIDVSIALAEELLRVYNEPVTKPTPVPLHEIVPSEDDSLMKPIEPEVLNLFYGCTEKGAAGQYLKARYKKAPEDKFYFRITSNWDYGWQQKQCRLKPRDVNHGRCAILRDTFYRKNNLAPDPPHYSSPAGGEFSICSEYSCNAN, from the exons ATGTCCCACGCATTTTACGCAGATGCGTGGCAAAAATCAAAACGGCGTAACAGACTATGGTATCAAGAAAATTTAATGCCAGCACTATTGGCTGCTAAAGAGAGAAGAGTGAGAGAAATTGATGTGTCTATTGCCCTTGCAGAAGAACTATTGCGG GTTTATAACGAGCCAGTTACAAAACCAACGCCCGTCCCCCTACATGAGATTGTACCCTCAGAAGATGATAGTCTCATGAAACCAATAGAACCTGAAGTGTTAAATCTTTTTTATGGATGTACTGAAAAAGGCGCAGCTGGACAGTATCTTAAAGCTAGGTATAAAAAAGCACCTGAAGACAA gttttattttcgtataaCTTCTAACTGGGACTATGGTTGGCAGCAAAAGCAATGTCGTTTAAAACCTCGTGACGTGAACCACGGTCGATGCGCCATACTACGAGACACATTTTATCGCAAAAACAACCTGGCACCTGACCCGCCACACTACTCCAGCCCCGCTGGTGGAGAATTCTCTATATGTAGCGAATATTCTTGCAACGCCAATTAA